A single Desulfonatronum sp. SC1 DNA region contains:
- a CDS encoding SoxR reducing system RseC family protein, translated as MENDAAPETVRPCAGRTGIVLSRQGRMARVQIRESRQCAACSCSTPQVRDHSPPTRILTVVNTVDAEVGRHVRIVDSSRAAVAAPAVLFGIPLLGMLCGALGAYWITPFPSEDLNALIGAAAGLAFGVAGARLTASSRFAGPEHSPQAVEILSDPKDSLP; from the coding sequence TTGGAAAATGACGCTGCCCCCGAAACGGTGCGCCCCTGCGCGGGGCGCACCGGGATCGTCCTCTCCCGACAAGGCCGGATGGCCCGGGTTCAGATCCGTGAATCCCGGCAATGCGCCGCCTGCTCCTGCTCAACTCCTCAGGTCCGGGACCACTCCCCCCCAACGCGCATCCTGACGGTCGTGAATACCGTCGATGCCGAAGTCGGCCGGCATGTCCGGATCGTGGACTCGTCCCGAGCCGCCGTGGCCGCTCCCGCCGTGCTGTTCGGCATTCCCTTGCTGGGCATGCTGTGCGGTGCTCTCGGCGCGTATTGGATCACGCCGTTTCCCTCCGAGGATCTCAACGCCCTGATCGGGGCCGCGGCCGGATTGGCATTTGGAGTCGCCGGAGCCCGGTTGACCGCGAGTTCCAGGTTTGCCGGCCCTGAACACTCTCCTCAGGCCGTCGAGATCCTTTCCGATCCCAAGGATTCCCTTCCATGA
- the mnmE gene encoding tRNA uridine-5-carboxymethylaminomethyl(34) synthesis GTPase MnmE, giving the protein MTASAQEAISTIAAVATPLGHGAVGIIRVSGPRAKVAVLARFTSLHPKFTDFRPYHLHHGHILGEDGRILDEVLAAFMPGPGSFTGEDVVEIHCHGAPVVLQAVLESILAQGVLPAGPGEFTQRAFLNGRMDLTQAEAVAEIIAATSPSASLLAQTKLSGALSSWLHDLRSTLEELRAQLCLAVDFPEEDLECLAPEDFLRAVERIRDQIRAVLDNSRRNRIWNDGALCVLSGAVNAGKSSLLNLLLGRERAIVSATPGTTRDYLEERLFLQGLEVRLVDTAGVRQDADAVERAGLSLARELQERADVILLVMDNATQGEGLAATFQAAFPPETPSARQPAADLNQELPEPKSILEIFPVSKTLVVANKADLPPAAPEPVVALARLGYAVVHLSAKTGQGLDALQNAMRSMLTSKAPTPRPDTLTPNLRQSLALERADQELTLLRADIHADLPYDLLGVRLESVSVILAEITGEITSTDVLESIFSKFCIGK; this is encoded by the coding sequence ATGACCGCTTCGGCCCAGGAAGCCATCTCCACCATCGCCGCCGTGGCCACGCCTCTCGGCCACGGCGCGGTGGGCATCATCCGCGTCAGCGGCCCGCGGGCCAAGGTCGCCGTCCTGGCCCGATTCACATCGCTCCATCCGAAATTCACCGACTTTCGCCCCTATCACCTGCACCACGGGCACATCCTGGGCGAGGACGGGCGTATCCTGGACGAGGTTCTGGCAGCCTTCATGCCCGGCCCGGGATCGTTTACCGGGGAGGACGTGGTGGAAATCCACTGCCATGGGGCCCCGGTGGTTCTGCAAGCCGTCCTGGAGTCCATCCTGGCCCAGGGAGTCCTTCCCGCCGGTCCGGGCGAGTTCACGCAACGCGCCTTTCTCAACGGCCGCATGGACCTGACCCAGGCCGAAGCCGTGGCCGAAATCATCGCCGCCACGTCTCCATCGGCTTCTCTCCTGGCTCAAACCAAGCTTTCCGGAGCCCTGAGCTCCTGGCTCCACGACCTGCGATCCACCCTGGAGGAACTCCGGGCCCAACTGTGTCTCGCGGTGGATTTTCCGGAAGAGGATCTGGAATGTCTCGCGCCGGAAGATTTTTTACGCGCCGTGGAGCGCATCCGAGATCAAATCCGCGCCGTCCTGGACAACTCCCGCCGCAACCGCATCTGGAACGATGGGGCACTATGCGTTCTTTCCGGGGCCGTGAATGCGGGCAAATCCAGCCTGCTCAACCTGCTTCTGGGTCGGGAGCGGGCCATTGTCAGCGCCACCCCCGGAACGACCCGTGACTATCTTGAGGAACGCCTTTTTCTCCAGGGGCTCGAGGTTCGGCTGGTGGACACCGCCGGCGTACGTCAGGACGCCGACGCCGTGGAACGGGCCGGCTTGTCCCTGGCTCGAGAACTCCAGGAGAGGGCGGACGTGATCCTTCTGGTGATGGACAACGCAACCCAGGGCGAGGGGCTTGCTGCGACCTTCCAGGCCGCATTCCCTCCGGAAACGCCTTCGGCGAGGCAACCGGCAGCCGACCTGAATCAAGAATTACCGGAACCCAAATCGATCCTTGAAATCTTCCCCGTCTCCAAAACCCTGGTCGTGGCCAACAAGGCCGACCTTCCCCCGGCTGCTCCTGAACCCGTCGTCGCCTTGGCCCGGCTCGGCTATGCCGTGGTTCACCTCTCGGCCAAGACCGGTCAGGGTCTGGACGCGTTGCAGAACGCCATGCGCTCCATGCTCACGAGCAAAGCCCCGACGCCCCGTCCGGACACCCTGACTCCAAACCTGCGCCAGTCGCTGGCCTTGGAACGGGCGGACCAGGAACTGACGCTTCTGCGCGCCGACATCCATGCGGATCTGCCCTATGACCTGCTCGGGGTTCGTCTGGAGTCCGTCAGCGTCATCCTCGCTGAAATAACCGGAGAAATAACATCGACGGATGTCTTGGAATCCATCTTCAGCAAATTCTGCATTGGAAAATGA
- the jag gene encoding RNA-binding cell elongation regulator Jag/EloR, giving the protein MSEPKEFQSKSVDDAIEEACSFFSCVRDELEITIVEGGSAGIFGLVGVKKARIKAQPRVRLSELETMIRAVTERITAAIVDNPRVVVEHQSDLIKATIKSSDDMDRLLGRDGQVLGAVEYVVNRIVARRWPSAVRIMLDADGFRERQDQELSALAVTLAEKAKSTQSPQSTKPLPSYQRRIVHMALQTVMDIQTKSKGDGPLKRVLIIAKAPPSQDDAKAESLPQQDS; this is encoded by the coding sequence ATGAGTGAGCCAAAGGAATTTCAAAGCAAAAGTGTCGATGACGCCATCGAAGAGGCTTGTTCGTTTTTTTCTTGTGTCCGCGATGAATTGGAAATAACGATAGTGGAGGGCGGTTCAGCCGGGATCTTCGGGCTGGTGGGCGTAAAAAAAGCCAGGATCAAGGCCCAACCCCGAGTCCGGCTGTCAGAGTTGGAAACCATGATCCGCGCGGTCACGGAACGGATCACCGCCGCCATCGTGGATAACCCTCGGGTCGTGGTTGAGCATCAGTCCGATCTGATCAAGGCCACCATAAAATCCTCCGACGACATGGACCGACTCCTGGGACGCGACGGACAGGTGCTCGGAGCGGTGGAATACGTCGTCAACCGGATCGTTGCCCGCCGCTGGCCCAGCGCCGTGCGGATCATGCTCGACGCCGACGGGTTCCGGGAGCGCCAGGACCAGGAACTCAGCGCCCTGGCCGTGACCCTGGCCGAAAAGGCCAAGTCCACGCAATCACCGCAAAGCACCAAGCCACTCCCCTCCTATCAACGCCGCATCGTCCATATGGCCCTGCAGACGGTCATGGACATCCAGACCAAGAGCAAGGGCGACGGGCCGTTAAAACGCGTCCTGATCATTGCCAAGGCCCCTCCTTCCCAGGACGACGCCAAAGCCGAGAGCCTGCCACAGCAAGATTCATGA